From Marivirga harenae, one genomic window encodes:
- a CDS encoding thiolase C-terminal domain-containing protein, giving the protein MDLGVNITGAYHSSFGKLEGETLYSLYEKAAKGAIKDAQIETKAIDGVFVGNYSGGAFNQQENIASYGVNVLPALRHKPMYRTETACSSGSSAIHMGIMAIKSGMMKRVLVVGIEKMTDLDMSGVTKALSLATFWPDEGSQSVTAPCMFADLAKGWMKKYNYSEEKLRPWLAQISAKAYSNGAENPLAQLQKPKSADDILALPDEKNPIINAPLRLHDCSLVSDGASALVLEEASVSKGKGLAIKSFYSASDYLDSFGKHKSDHFLEGASFAVKKALKDANFSIEDIDIAEVHDCFTITELLLYSAMGIAPAGREFEAIESGKVFPDGDLPVNLSGGLKAKGHPIGATGVSMHAYLYKQLVQEAWGHQAKNAQTALVVNIGGSGTSNAVSVLGR; this is encoded by the coding sequence ATGGATTTAGGTGTAAATATAACCGGTGCTTATCATTCTTCATTTGGCAAGTTAGAAGGAGAAACTTTGTATTCTCTGTATGAAAAAGCAGCAAAGGGCGCTATCAAAGATGCGCAAATTGAGACTAAAGCTATTGACGGAGTTTTTGTAGGGAATTATAGTGGTGGTGCTTTCAACCAGCAAGAAAACATAGCTTCTTATGGTGTTAATGTTTTACCAGCATTGCGCCACAAGCCTATGTACAGAACTGAAACTGCTTGTTCATCTGGTTCATCAGCTATTCACATGGGGATTATGGCTATTAAATCGGGAATGATGAAGCGGGTTTTGGTGGTCGGAATAGAGAAAATGACGGATTTAGACATGTCAGGCGTAACCAAAGCTTTATCTCTGGCCACCTTCTGGCCTGATGAAGGAAGCCAATCCGTAACTGCTCCCTGCATGTTTGCTGATTTGGCAAAAGGCTGGATGAAAAAATACAATTATTCTGAAGAAAAACTCCGCCCGTGGTTGGCTCAAATTTCTGCTAAAGCTTATTCCAATGGAGCTGAAAACCCATTGGCACAATTGCAAAAGCCTAAATCGGCTGATGATATTTTGGCACTTCCTGATGAGAAAAACCCCATCATTAATGCCCCACTGCGATTACATGACTGTTCCCTTGTTTCCGATGGAGCATCCGCTTTGGTATTAGAAGAAGCCAGTGTAAGCAAAGGAAAAGGACTAGCCATCAAAAGTTTTTATAGTGCTAGCGACTATTTAGATAGTTTTGGTAAACATAAGTCTGACCACTTTTTGGAAGGCGCGTCATTTGCAGTCAAAAAAGCCTTAAAAGATGCTAACTTCTCCATTGAAGATATTGACATAGCAGAGGTACATGACTGCTTTACTATAACAGAGCTTTTGTTGTATAGCGCAATGGGCATTGCTCCTGCAGGTCGGGAATTTGAAGCAATAGAAAGTGGTAAAGTCTTTCCTGACGGAGATTTACCAGTAAATTTATCCGGAGGATTGAAAGCCAAAGGTCATCCCATTGGGGCAACTGGGGTTTCCATGCATGCTTATCTCTACAAACAATTAGTGCAAGAGGCATGGGGCCATCAAGCCAAAAATGCACAAACGGCTTTGGTGGTGAATATCGGAGGCTCGGGTACTAGTAATGCTGTTTCGGTTTTGGGTCGATAG
- a CDS encoding IS3 family transposase, whose product MFGKTRQAWYYKQQQDQSKSQEYFIIYHMVEMIRNDLPRIGTRKLYHMLKQQLAAYNITICRDKLFDLLREWGLLIKKRRRATLTTHSHHWLRKYPNLIAQKQIYKSNQVWVSDITYIQIKRDFAYLSLLTDAYSRKILGYYLSENLSREGPIKALKMAIKQKGKSYVTHHSDRGIQYCCKGYIDILHESFIRISMTEKGSPYENAIAERVNGILKHEFACNQTFTSFNKAKNFIDKAIKTYNTIRPHMSCSYLTPDIAHKTEEIITRKWKNYYKENVKEY is encoded by the coding sequence TTGTTTGGTAAAACGAGGCAAGCCTGGTATTACAAACAGCAACAAGATCAAAGTAAATCACAGGAGTATTTTATCATTTACCACATGGTAGAGATGATCCGAAATGACTTACCAAGAATTGGTACCAGAAAGTTATATCATATGCTTAAGCAGCAATTAGCTGCATATAATATTACAATCTGTAGAGATAAGCTCTTTGATTTATTAAGAGAATGGGGGTTGCTCATTAAGAAAAGAAGGAGAGCAACCTTGACCACTCATTCTCATCATTGGTTACGCAAATACCCAAATCTGATTGCTCAAAAACAGATTTATAAAAGCAATCAAGTGTGGGTTAGTGATATCACCTATATTCAAATAAAAAGAGATTTTGCTTATCTCAGTTTACTAACTGATGCGTATTCAAGGAAAATACTAGGATATTATCTGAGTGAGAACTTATCCAGAGAAGGTCCTATAAAAGCCTTAAAAATGGCCATAAAACAAAAAGGTAAATCATATGTGACTCATCATTCAGACAGAGGAATCCAATACTGTTGCAAAGGTTACATCGATATACTGCATGAAAGCTTTATTAGAATTAGTATGACAGAGAAGGGAAGCCCATACGAAAACGCCATAGCCGAAAGGGTAAACGGTATCTTAAAACACGAGTTTGCATGCAATCAAACTTTTACCTCTTTTAATAAGGCAAAAAACTTTATTGATAAAGCAATTAAAACCTATAATACTATTAGACCACATATGAGTTGCAGTTATTTAACACCCGATATTGCACATAAAACTGAAGAGATCATAACACGGAAATGGAAAAACTACTATAAAGAAAATGTAAAAGAATACTAG
- a CDS encoding transposase, producing the protein MPDKFKNKYRTESARLQNWDYRSKAKYFVTICTKNRECFFGKIRNGEMLLNDVGKIVESEWVKTFELRPDMNLCMGEYIVMPNHFHGIIGIGDNRYNSISGSNRDGRDEMHRVSTVTTTTNGNNLRTKPPKNQFGPQSKNLGSIIRGFKSGVTVGARLINPDFGWQDRFHDHIIRDKKSFQRISEYIKNNPRNWSDDGFNDK; encoded by the coding sequence ATGCCTGACAAATTCAAAAACAAATACCGTACTGAATCAGCACGATTACAAAATTGGGATTACAGGAGTAAAGCAAAATATTTTGTAACCATTTGCACAAAAAATAGAGAATGTTTTTTCGGTAAAATAAGAAACGGAGAAATGTTATTAAATGATGTCGGAAAAATTGTAGAATCGGAATGGGTAAAAACATTTGAATTGCGACCGGACATGAATTTATGTATGGGCGAATATATTGTGATGCCTAACCATTTTCATGGTATTATTGGGATTGGGGATAATCGATATAATTCGATTTCTGGTTCGAACCGGGATGGTAGAGACGAGATGCATCGCGTCTCTACGGTGACCACAACCACCAACGGAAATAACCTGCGTACCAAACCACCAAAAAACCAATTCGGACCACAATCAAAAAATTTAGGATCCATTATTCGGGGTTTTAAATCGGGTGTAACCGTTGGTGCACGATTGATTAACCCTGATTTTGGATGGCAGGACCGTTTTCATGATCATATTATTCGTGATAAAAAATCATTTCAACGGATTTCAGAATACATAAAAAATAATCCTCGGAATTGGTCTGATGATGGATTTAATGATAAATGA
- a CDS encoding vWA domain-containing protein → MKKLMDAMRISGLILISAAMLNAQTITISGKVTDFDSGEDLPGVNVLLKGTSTGVNTDLDGKYSIKVSSLKGILVFSYIGMEKKEVSIKGRTVIDVKMEASVSQLSEVVVTDKSVRNIFSGRKAVSYEEEIAYLPTIAEPPNHQADTEEYEGLDENTFQEATQHPLSTFSIDVDAASYSNMRRFINNGQNPPKDAVRIEEMINYFNYDYKQPTGQDPFSINTEVAPAPWDEKHQLVQIGLQGKVIPTENLPASNLVFLLDVSGSMFAQNKLPLLKSGLKMLVDQLREEDKVSIVVYAGAAGCVLPPTSGKEKDKIIDALQNLQAGGSTAGGAGIELAYKIAKENFMKEGNNRIILATDGDFNVGASSNEAMEDLIEMKRKEGVFLTVLGFGMGNYKDSKMEILADKGNGNYAYIDNILEAKKVLVNEFGGTLFTIAKDVKIQVEFNPANVTAYRLIGYENRKLNNEDFNNDKKDAGELGSGHTVTALYEIIPKGVNSYFKPIDDLKYQENKQKTEKVAYGDELLTVKFRYKAPNEEVSQLIVKTVDNTITALGKTSDNFRWSAAVATYGMLLKDSDYLEKGDYKLVTDLAQSAKGKDENGYRIEFIKLVESSSLLAKN, encoded by the coding sequence ATGAAAAAGTTAATGGATGCAATGAGAATAAGTGGTCTGATTTTGATCAGTGCTGCAATGTTAAACGCACAGACGATCACTATCAGCGGGAAAGTCACCGATTTCGATAGTGGAGAAGATTTACCGGGAGTCAATGTATTACTGAAAGGGACTTCCACCGGAGTAAATACTGATTTAGATGGAAAATACTCTATCAAGGTATCTTCACTAAAAGGAATATTAGTTTTTAGCTACATTGGGATGGAGAAAAAGGAAGTGTCGATAAAAGGGCGTACTGTTATTGATGTGAAGATGGAAGCTTCTGTTTCTCAATTATCTGAAGTGGTGGTCACTGATAAATCAGTGCGGAATATATTTTCAGGAAGAAAAGCGGTTAGCTATGAGGAGGAGATAGCTTATTTGCCCACAATTGCTGAACCACCCAATCATCAAGCAGATACCGAGGAATACGAAGGTCTTGATGAAAACACTTTTCAGGAGGCTACTCAACATCCGCTCTCTACTTTTTCAATAGATGTAGATGCTGCATCTTATTCCAACATGAGAAGATTTATCAATAATGGTCAGAACCCTCCAAAAGATGCCGTGAGAATAGAAGAAATGATTAACTACTTCAATTATGACTACAAACAACCAACTGGTCAAGATCCTTTTTCGATCAACACAGAAGTAGCTCCAGCCCCTTGGGATGAAAAACATCAACTGGTGCAAATTGGCTTGCAGGGCAAGGTAATCCCAACAGAGAATCTGCCTGCTTCTAATCTAGTTTTTCTTTTAGATGTGTCGGGCTCTATGTTTGCGCAAAATAAACTGCCCCTACTGAAATCAGGCCTGAAAATGTTGGTTGACCAGCTCCGAGAAGAGGATAAGGTGTCTATTGTAGTGTATGCTGGTGCTGCAGGGTGTGTGCTTCCTCCCACTTCTGGCAAGGAAAAAGACAAAATAATCGATGCGCTTCAAAACTTGCAGGCGGGTGGTTCCACTGCTGGTGGAGCAGGGATTGAATTGGCCTATAAAATTGCAAAAGAAAATTTCATGAAAGAAGGCAACAACCGCATCATTTTAGCTACGGATGGTGACTTTAATGTGGGAGCAAGTTCAAATGAAGCCATGGAAGATTTGATTGAAATGAAGAGAAAGGAAGGCGTTTTTCTTACAGTTTTAGGCTTTGGAATGGGTAACTACAAGGATTCAAAAATGGAAATATTGGCGGACAAAGGAAATGGCAACTATGCTTATATCGACAATATTTTAGAGGCGAAAAAAGTGTTGGTAAACGAATTTGGCGGTACTCTTTTTACCATTGCCAAAGATGTGAAAATACAGGTAGAGTTTAACCCTGCCAACGTTACAGCCTATCGACTAATTGGCTACGAGAATAGAAAGCTCAATAATGAGGATTTTAACAATGATAAAAAAGACGCTGGGGAGCTCGGTTCTGGTCATACGGTTACGGCTTTATATGAAATTATCCCTAAAGGGGTGAATAGTTATTTCAAACCAATTGATGATTTAAAATATCAGGAAAATAAACAAAAGACAGAAAAAGTAGCTTATGGCGATGAGCTATTAACGGTGAAGTTTAGATATAAAGCTCCCAATGAAGAAGTCAGCCAGTTAATTGTGAAAACGGTAGACAATACAATTACGGCACTTGGTAAAACGTCTGATAACTTTCGTTGGTCGGCTGCAGTGGCTACTTACGGAATGCTTTTAAAAGATTCTGATTATCTTGAAAAAGGGGATTATAAGCTAGTGACAGACTTAGCCCAAAGTGCAAAAGGAAAAGATGAAAATGGGTATAGAATAGAATTCATCAAGCTGGTAGAATCCAGCAGTTTGTTGGCTAAGAACTAG
- a CDS encoding RNA polymerase sigma factor, whose product MIKRFRKSQDLELLGKLYQPYMHLVYGVCLKYLKDKDSAQDAVMAIFEELVIKLPKHEVENFKSWLYVLSKNHCLMELRKQKRQKTDSFDYSDLELMENGQLQHHEEDYTFQEDNLEKLTACIAQLKKEQRRCVELFYLDKKSYKEITDSTSYELKKVKSYIQNAKRNLKQCMEQGEER is encoded by the coding sequence TTGATTAAGAGATTCCGAAAATCTCAAGATCTGGAACTATTAGGTAAATTATATCAGCCTTATATGCACTTGGTTTACGGAGTATGCCTAAAATATTTGAAAGATAAAGATTCAGCTCAGGATGCTGTGATGGCTATTTTTGAAGAGTTAGTGATAAAACTTCCCAAGCATGAAGTAGAGAACTTTAAAAGTTGGCTTTACGTCCTATCCAAAAACCATTGCTTAATGGAATTGAGAAAGCAAAAACGTCAAAAAACCGACAGTTTTGATTATTCTGACCTTGAGCTTATGGAAAATGGGCAATTGCAGCATCATGAAGAAGACTATACTTTTCAGGAAGACAATCTGGAAAAATTAACTGCATGTATTGCGCAATTAAAAAAAGAACAAAGGCGATGTGTGGAGTTGTTTTACTTGGACAAAAAGAGTTATAAAGAAATTACAGATAGTACCTCTTACGAATTAAAGAAAGTGAAAAGCTACATACAAAATGCGAAACGAAATTTGAAACAGTGCATGGAACAAGGTGAAGAAAGATAA
- a CDS encoding TonB family protein, which translates to MKKDKNHIDPIRDLSIEKMKAYANGTLSPAEQHQVEKYLLSHPFEAEAMEGYLENPDALNDLPSLKAKLQSKTTPKQEKRVIPMWKKALPYAAVFLLFIISSILILNFFQQDEALAPLAIKSEEAIEFDKNKSPTNPPNALEAEAIEKESDNQPSTVAESTDSNSKKEKEQPVQTVQDIELLAQNESISTEEQLIVSETAVPYEDTFKEVNKDSMVGKVAGIETDQNNPSAARSKKVSDLASSIAPTDNETVITARKKNATPPTISGEVLDAETGEPVPGANIMLKGTTIAISTDLDGNFEIAAKLNDVLIVNFIGMKQQEFVVGEKSGNKIYLNTDAAQLSEVVVTNNAADTEKDNTYNAARPSIGFSDYRDYLKDNLRYPPKALEAGTEGRVRLKISISTTGRIEEVQVIKGLGDGCDEEAIRLIKEGPRWESAKKGDTSVASSKKISVRFKIK; encoded by the coding sequence GTGAAGAAAGATAAAAACCATATTGACCCTATTCGAGACCTGAGCATAGAGAAAATGAAAGCCTATGCAAATGGTACTTTGAGTCCTGCAGAGCAGCATCAGGTAGAGAAATATTTGCTAAGTCATCCTTTTGAGGCGGAGGCCATGGAAGGTTATTTGGAAAATCCGGATGCGCTAAATGATTTACCAAGTCTAAAGGCCAAGCTGCAGTCTAAAACTACTCCTAAGCAAGAAAAGCGCGTAATACCTATGTGGAAAAAAGCATTGCCTTATGCTGCAGTCTTTTTATTGTTCATCATATCTAGTATACTCATTCTCAATTTTTTTCAGCAAGATGAGGCTTTGGCTCCCTTGGCTATTAAATCGGAAGAGGCCATAGAATTTGATAAGAACAAAAGCCCTACCAACCCACCCAACGCTTTAGAGGCTGAGGCAATAGAAAAGGAATCCGATAATCAACCGTCTACGGTGGCTGAAAGCACTGATTCTAATAGTAAGAAAGAAAAAGAACAGCCAGTTCAAACAGTCCAAGATATAGAGCTCCTTGCTCAAAATGAATCGATTAGTACTGAGGAGCAATTAATAGTATCGGAAACGGCTGTCCCTTATGAAGATACTTTTAAAGAGGTTAATAAAGACTCGATGGTGGGAAAAGTAGCAGGAATTGAGACCGATCAAAACAATCCTTCAGCAGCAAGAAGTAAAAAGGTATCTGATTTGGCATCATCTATTGCTCCAACTGATAATGAAACAGTTATCACAGCAAGGAAGAAGAATGCGACTCCTCCAACTATTTCAGGAGAGGTGTTAGATGCTGAAACCGGAGAGCCAGTGCCAGGAGCCAACATCATGCTAAAGGGTACAACAATAGCCATTAGCACTGATTTAGATGGCAATTTTGAAATTGCAGCAAAGTTAAACGATGTCCTGATAGTGAACTTTATAGGCATGAAACAGCAAGAATTTGTGGTGGGTGAAAAATCGGGCAATAAAATATATCTAAACACTGATGCTGCCCAATTAAGCGAAGTAGTCGTTACGAATAATGCAGCTGACACAGAAAAAGACAATACTTACAATGCTGCAAGACCCAGCATCGGTTTTTCTGATTACCGTGATTACCTCAAAGATAATTTAAGATATCCTCCAAAAGCCCTGGAGGCTGGCACTGAAGGAAGGGTAAGACTAAAAATAAGTATCAGCACCACGGGCCGTATTGAAGAAGTACAGGTTATAAAAGGACTAGGAGATGGCTGTGATGAGGAGGCAATCAGGTTAATCAAGGAAGGGCCAAGATGGGAATCTGCTAAAAAAGGAGATACTTCTGTAGCTTCAAGCAAGAAAATTTCGGTTCGATTTAAAATTAAATAA
- a CDS encoding response regulator, with product MRKLNILLVEDSKEDAFLIREALEGLTFVDKLHHVENGAMAINFLKKEEPYSAAETPDLILMDINMPVMDGHEALKIIKSIEEVKHVPVIMLTTSSRKEDILRAYQEQSSSYIVKPDDIYELDNLAETIRDYWNNTVRLPRK from the coding sequence ATGAGAAAACTAAATATACTTTTGGTAGAAGATAGCAAAGAAGATGCGTTTCTTATCAGAGAGGCATTGGAAGGGCTTACATTTGTAGATAAGCTGCACCATGTCGAGAACGGTGCAATGGCTATTAATTTTCTGAAAAAGGAGGAGCCCTACTCGGCAGCGGAAACACCGGACCTCATCCTAATGGATATTAATATGCCCGTTATGGATGGGCATGAAGCTTTGAAAATAATTAAATCAATAGAAGAAGTCAAACATGTTCCTGTTATAATGCTAACTACCTCATCAAGAAAAGAGGATATTCTAAGGGCATATCAAGAACAGTCTAGTTCATACATTGTAAAACCTGACGATATTTATGAGTTAGATAATCTTGCAGAAACTATCAGAGATTACTGGAACAATACTGTCAGACTCCCTAGGAAGTAA
- a CDS encoding PAS domain S-box protein, protein MKKPQIPINEINRQKELESYQIIGLNEEDEFDFITSMAAKICETKISLISLVTADKQWFLSHHGIKARETPKNISFCAHAINIPDQAFIVEDARQDTRFSDNPITTDDPNVIFYAGIPLVNKNGFPLGTLCVIDDAPKKLNEEQIQLLQQLAKQTMNLLELRRSQRRLAESNEDLNKKNQLLTVTEEANQIGTWELHIASGQTVWSKVVYEIHELPLDYDHNQANAIEFYHPDYRSLITQALENVVQNDVPFDLECKLITAKGRQKWVRSTGRKVENTIIGSFQDITKIKESELKFKSIFNSTFTFIGFLSIEGILLEANDTALGLADLKHEEVIGKYFWDCYWWQISPQTQKELKKNFQKAVGGETVSYEVEVWLSNKTPITILFSMKPIFDEFGKVIYVLPEGSPIQEIVDARRKYKSVIEGTNVGTWEWNVQTGETEFNERWAEIAGYTLDELAPISIDTWMNLAHPDDLEESSRRLNECFEKKAEYYDFEARMKHKDGHWVWVLDRGKVFEWTKEGKPLMMYGTHQDISERKQKEEALRISEQAFRGNFENAAIGMALLDQNGKWLEVNENVCQTVGYSKKELLKLTFQDITHPDDLHADLDLLQELVEGKRNHYQMEKRYFHKEGHIVYIILAVSMVRDESGNVLYFISQIIDISKLKQTEIRLKALLAENKALMDATTEVAFVSTDKEGNILDTNIGVQRILGYDKASITGSSIQNILFLEEEWNQMARELMGSSEKKYLTADFLHSLANNKQHNLGEWTMKGKDGIIVPVLLSVSEIIQVQNAHGYLFAATDISQIKSIQKELEQKNEELEQFAYITAHDLKEPLRGITSYLSILQKKYSAHLDDKANSYIDIASHSAKRMKNLISDILDFSKTGVIEQKEVNLNSLLDTIFDNYRNDINQNNLVLSKSNLPVLTGDTTSFIQLFTNLIDNAIKYQAKGNRAQVDIYGEEDEKNWVFTVADNGIGIKRQHQDRVFEVFKRLHSNSEYTGTGIGLATCKKIVSAYGGKIWFEANQPQGTKFVFTIPKTKDNIER, encoded by the coding sequence ATGAAAAAACCTCAAATCCCCATAAACGAAATAAATCGCCAAAAGGAGTTAGAGTCCTACCAAATCATTGGATTGAATGAAGAAGATGAATTTGATTTCATCACTTCGATGGCAGCAAAGATTTGCGAAACCAAGATTTCGCTGATTAGCTTGGTCACTGCAGATAAGCAATGGTTTTTGTCTCATCACGGAATAAAAGCTAGAGAGACACCCAAAAACATCTCATTTTGCGCTCATGCTATCAACATTCCTGACCAAGCATTTATTGTCGAAGATGCTCGTCAAGATACTCGCTTTTCTGATAATCCTATAACTACAGACGATCCAAATGTCATTTTTTATGCTGGAATTCCTTTAGTAAATAAAAACGGCTTTCCTCTTGGGACATTGTGCGTAATTGATGATGCTCCAAAAAAGCTTAATGAGGAGCAAATTCAGCTGTTACAGCAGTTGGCGAAACAGACGATGAATCTCTTAGAGCTAAGGCGGTCTCAAAGGAGATTGGCCGAGTCTAATGAGGACCTAAACAAAAAAAATCAACTATTAACGGTCACAGAGGAGGCTAATCAAATAGGGACTTGGGAGCTCCATATTGCTTCAGGACAGACTGTTTGGAGTAAGGTAGTCTATGAAATTCATGAATTGCCCTTAGATTACGATCATAACCAAGCCAACGCTATAGAGTTTTACCACCCTGACTATCGAAGTTTAATAACGCAAGCGCTTGAAAATGTAGTACAGAATGACGTACCATTCGATCTAGAATGTAAATTAATTACTGCGAAAGGTAGGCAAAAATGGGTGCGAAGTACAGGTAGAAAGGTAGAAAATACGATTATCGGTAGCTTTCAGGACATTACAAAAATTAAGGAAAGCGAACTAAAATTTAAAAGTATATTTAATTCGACTTTTACTTTCATTGGTTTTCTGAGTATTGAAGGTATTTTATTAGAAGCTAATGATACTGCACTTGGTCTGGCCGATTTAAAGCATGAAGAGGTAATCGGCAAATATTTTTGGGATTGCTATTGGTGGCAGATATCTCCACAAACTCAAAAAGAGCTCAAAAAGAATTTTCAGAAGGCTGTTGGTGGAGAAACTGTATCTTATGAAGTGGAAGTTTGGCTTTCTAACAAAACCCCCATCACGATTCTCTTTAGTATGAAACCCATATTTGATGAATTTGGGAAAGTCATTTATGTTTTACCCGAAGGTAGTCCAATACAAGAAATTGTTGATGCCAGAAGGAAATATAAATCCGTAATTGAAGGGACTAATGTGGGGACCTGGGAATGGAACGTGCAAACAGGTGAAACAGAATTTAATGAACGATGGGCGGAGATTGCAGGCTACACCCTGGATGAACTGGCACCTATCAGTATAGATACATGGATGAATTTGGCTCACCCCGATGATTTAGAGGAATCTAGTAGGAGGCTTAATGAATGCTTTGAGAAAAAGGCAGAATATTATGATTTTGAAGCCCGTATGAAGCATAAGGACGGACATTGGGTATGGGTTCTTGACAGAGGAAAAGTCTTTGAATGGACGAAAGAGGGAAAACCATTGATGATGTACGGCACTCACCAAGATATTTCGGAGAGAAAGCAGAAGGAGGAAGCGCTACGAATTAGTGAACAGGCGTTTAGAGGTAATTTTGAAAATGCCGCCATTGGAATGGCATTGCTAGATCAAAATGGTAAATGGTTGGAGGTGAATGAAAATGTTTGCCAAACTGTAGGGTATTCCAAGAAGGAATTATTAAAACTCACATTTCAAGACATTACCCATCCTGATGATCTTCATGCTGATCTGGACTTATTGCAAGAATTAGTGGAAGGTAAGAGAAATCATTACCAAATGGAAAAAAGGTACTTTCATAAGGAAGGTCATATTGTCTATATTATTCTGGCGGTTTCGATGGTTAGAGACGAAAGCGGAAATGTACTTTATTTTATATCGCAGATTATTGATATTTCGAAGTTAAAACAAACTGAAATTCGCCTAAAGGCTTTATTAGCAGAGAATAAAGCACTAATGGATGCCACAACCGAGGTAGCTTTTGTGTCAACGGATAAAGAGGGAAACATACTTGATACAAACATTGGCGTTCAAAGAATATTAGGATATGATAAGGCATCTATCACTGGGAGTAGTATTCAGAACATCCTTTTTTTAGAAGAAGAGTGGAATCAAATGGCAAGAGAGCTTATGGGTAGCTCTGAAAAAAAATACTTGACAGCAGATTTTCTACACTCACTAGCTAATAATAAACAGCACAACCTAGGTGAATGGACTATGAAGGGGAAAGATGGTATAATTGTACCCGTATTATTGTCTGTTAGTGAAATTATACAAGTTCAAAATGCACATGGCTATCTATTTGCAGCAACAGATATTAGCCAAATCAAATCGATACAAAAGGAACTTGAACAAAAAAATGAAGAGCTCGAACAGTTTGCATATATAACTGCACATGATCTAAAGGAGCCATTACGGGGTATCACCTCTTATTTGTCCATCTTGCAAAAAAAGTATAGTGCACATTTAGATGATAAAGCAAATAGCTATATTGACATAGCTTCCCACAGCGCAAAGAGGATGAAAAATCTGATTTCTGATATTCTGGATTTTTCCAAAACTGGTGTAATTGAGCAAAAAGAGGTGAATCTTAACAGTCTTTTAGACACAATTTTTGATAACTACAGAAATGATATAAATCAGAATAATTTGGTACTCTCCAAATCTAATTTACCTGTTTTAACTGGCGATACTACCTCGTTTATTCAATTATTTACTAATTTAATAGATAATGCAATAAAATATCAGGCCAAGGGAAATAGGGCACAAGTAGATATTTATGGGGAAGAAGACGAAAAGAACTGGGTTTTTACAGTTGCAGACAATGGAATAGGAATTAAAAGGCAACATCAGGATAGAGTATTTGAGGTATTCAAGAGGTTGCATTCAAATAGTGAATATACTGGAACGGGAATAGGTTTAGCCACTTGTAAAAAAATTGTTTCTGCTTACGGTGGGAAGATCTGGTTCGAGGCAAATCAACCCCAAGGAACTAAGTTTGTATTTACGATACCAAAGACAAAAGATAATATAGAAAGATAA